acacacacacacacacacacacacacacacacacacacacacacacacacacacacacacacacacacacacacacacacacacacacacacacacacacacacacacacacacacacacacacacacacacacacacacacatacactcacacacacacacacacacacacacacacacacacacacacacagacacacacacacacacacacacacacacacactcacacacacttcacacacacactcacacacacacacaccacacacacacacacacacacacacacacacacacacacacacacacacatacactcacacacacacacacacacacatacacacacatacactcacacacacactcacacacactcacacacacacacacacacacacacacacacacacacacacacacacacacacactcacacacacacacacacacacactcacacacacactcacacacacacacacacacacacacacacacacacacacacacacacacacacacacacacatacactcacacacacacacacacacacacacacacacactcacacacacacacacacacactcacacacacacacacacacacacacacacacacacacacacacacacacacacacacactcacacacacacacacacacacacacacacacactcacacacacacactcacacacacacacacacacacacacacacacacacacacacacacacacacacacacacacacacacacacacacacacacacacacacacacacacacacacacacacacacacacacacactcacacacacacacacacacacacacacacacacacacacacacacacacacacacacacacacacacacacacacacacacacacacacacacacacacacacacacacacacacacacacacacacacacacacacacacacacacacacacacacacacacacacacacacacacacacacacacacacacacacacacacacacacacacacacacacacacacacacacacacacacacacacacacacacacacacacacacacacactcacacacacacacacacacacacacacacacacacacacacacacacacacacacacacacacacacacacacacacacacacacacacacacacacacacacacacacacacatacacacacatacactcacacacacacacacacacacacacacacacacacacacacacaccacacacacacacacacacacacacacacacacacacacacacacacacacacacacacacacacacacacacacacacacacacacacacacacacacacacacacacacacacacacacacacacacacacacacacacacacacacacacacacacacacacacacacacacacacacacacacacacacacacacacacacacacacacacacacacacacactcacacacacacacacacacacacacacacacacacacacacacacacacacactcacacacacacacacactcactctctgaGAGCTGTGTCTGTGCTGATCTGCTGATGATGAGACAATAGAAACGAGGAGATCTGTTGTTATCACACTGAATAATTAGTGCTCGTGGGAGGAAACCGCCAATCATCACTGAAAAAGAAGAAGGTGTGATACTGATGATGAGACAATAGAAACAGGAGATCTGTTGTTATCACACTGAATAATTAGTGCTCGTgggaggacacacacacacacacacacacacacacacacacacacacacacacacaacccgtCTGGCCTGTCCTGGACTCATATGTAAGTCAGCTCAGGATTATCTATGCCATGATCTGAACTTTTAATCAGACACATAAATGAAAGTTTCATTGCCAAAATAAATCATCATGCgccaaataaaaagtttttcgagaataagacattaatatcattaataatatcattaataattaacaacagCCAAATTTGTAAAACCATTTTTGCAAACTCAGTTTTCTCATTTAACTGTAGCATAtaatcattatattaatatatttaaataacgaTTCATTTAGtttgacaataataatatttgttacttaaaaacataataaattttaatctgattttggttacattttgctatacatttaagtattgagtaatattaattaactacatgtacttactcctacttgcatgtaaataattatgtataaatgattattaatataatactaaGCACATGTAGTATGTGtaagcttaaaataaatgtattagatGTTTTTTCTAGTTTCTAGAAATACCGTACAGTTTTATAGCAGCGAATCTCAGGAGTGGCGAAACTTTACTGCGTGATTTGATTGGCTGCCGTCTTTCGTCGGCCCCGCCCACCGCCGCGCGCGCTCCCGCCGGGCTCATAAACTCCCGCGCTCAGGCGGGACGCGGCACAAACGCATCTCTAACGCCTCAGAGAGATCGATCGATCGATCGGGACAGTGAACGGATCGATCAGAGGAATAAAACGAACTCTTGACGGCGGATTTAGTTTCTGCGAGAATTCAACAGGTCAGTAACGCGATGTTTTCAATCTCAGTCAGAAACGGAGCGGCTCGAGTCGGTTCTGTTCGTTTGATTCTattctgtgtgtatttctattgtGTCGCTGCAGCTGTGAAATGAACACGAATGCTCCGATTTAGCTCGTATGACAGTTACAGCAGTgtgttatataatgtatatgaatCACATTCTCTAGCGCTCGATCATCAGTGACTCAGGAATCATGAATCAGATTCGAAACTTTATATGAACTGATTGTCAAAGATTCACTTCTGATCAAACCGATTCGTCTAGATCGAATTAGGTCGTTAAAAATGAACACTCCGCATATTTCTGGTATAATAACAACAACCACaacaataataaagtatttgatctttttttttttatttattcatttttctgtcTTAGATCACAGTGTGTAACATGGAGCCTGTTTTACCTGGATTCAGAAACACACTAAAGGTGagagttctgtgtgtgtgtgtgtgtgtgtgtgtgtgtgtgagataagATCAGGGAGGGTCTGTGCTGCGCTCTGATTGGATGAGCTCCGCGCTGCTTTAGAGTCATTGGAGGTCAGCCGGGGTTCGCCCACGCTGGCACGGAACAGGAAGGCCATATATGGTGCTGCGCTGCCATTGGCGGGGCAGATCAAGCTTGTGTGGTGATGTCATGCGGGGCGTGTCCTCTGGGTTTTCCATCAGCAGTTTCATCACTCGCTGTCTGAAGTTTATTGGTGTAATTATGGAGGGTAATAACTGGTGTTTTATTTGTCTCAGCGTCAGGCGGCGTTTGAGATGTTCGAGGACCCCATGTCTCTGTTCTCGGGCTTCTATCCGGTCGAGGAGGAGCAGGCCGCTCAGGAGGTCCCGTCCGGTCTGGACTGTTTCTCTCAGGGTAAATCAAAGCAGCACAAACACAGTTTATCAGAACGCTTCAGGAGGGAGAACATATTAGATGCATTAAGTGTCCAACATGGTACAAAAACTACTGCAATATATCTTTAgctattttgttattattgggTGATTAGAATAAGGGAAATTATGCTTtgatttaaattatgaattgattaaaataggtattaatattaatgaacataACAGACATATTCTAACCTCTATTTCAAATATGAATtgatataaatatgcatttatttattaatcataaaaatgtaattagattaaatgggcaaaaatataaataatattaatccttttttttaaataaaaagaaatattctaACCTTAAGTAGGCATTGatattgtcttatttttgttcttattaatattaaaaagttatttttattattctaaccTCTATTTCAAACAGGCAttgataattaatatatatatttctgaatgatgaaaatgtagactgtttctcatttttatttgaaatatgcatTGATACGAATAAACACGAATGTCATATTTATCAGGAATAAATGCTCATTTAAGATATGCATTGATGTGAATGTTTGTTGTCAGATGTTTCCATGTTCATAGCTGTGTCCAGAAGTCACTGAGTGCTTGTGTGCTGTTGTCTGTAGATGTTCCTCTGCTGACCCCCTGCAGTAAAGCTGTGGTCAGTCAGGCGCTGAAGGACAGCTTCAACGGCTTCTCCAAGGTCCAGCGCGTCTGCGGGATCTCCAGCAGTGAGTCTGTGCTGATCTGGGGTCTGTTCGGAGCCGCTCGGCCGTGTTCTAACGCTCGCTCTCTCTTCAGACCCATGTAAGTGGACCAAGCAGCACGTCCTGCAGTGGCTGTACTGGGCCTCCGGAGAGTTCAGTCTGACCAACATCAGCTTCTTCAAGTTTGACATGAGCGGGCAGGAGCTGTGTGACCTGGGGAAGGACGGCTTCCTGGACCTGGCTCCGGACTTCGTGGGAGATATCCTGTGGGAGCACCTGGAGCAGATGATGAGAGGTAAGGGAGGATTCAGACTTCCTCTAGGGACCGGGCCGACGCTCCAGCTCTCGTCTGACTCGTGTGTTTTCTCCTGCAGCGTGTCAGGAGGACGACGAGGCCAAAGTCTTGAGTCGCTCGTCTGAGAGCAGCTGGACCGGCGGCAGTAAGTCTCCTTcatctgcaaataaataaaaatatatataaatagtgtgtgtataataactctgatgtgtgtgtgtgagcaggtcTCGGTCTAGACGACTGTTCTCTGAAGGTCCCTGATGTCCGTGGCAGTCTCCTGCGGGAGCTCTTCGAGGCGTCCGAGGACTCGGGTCAGCAGGCGTCCATGTACCCCAGACCTCAGCTCAGCACGGTCAGCGTCAGCTACTCCGGCCGGGAGAGGAGCGCAGGTCAGCTTCAGCAGGAACAAACTCCAACACCTTCAGTCTGGAGACCTGTTCTTAAAactctttttactgtaatttatgaAGGGAATGATTCAACGACTCACTCAAGGTTCACTAGATTCATTGCTGGATGAATCACAATGAGTGATTCAAAGacgaatacatttttaacactgaCTTGAAATGTTAAGTAGGAGAAGCGAGGCCGTTTAGTAAGCTCTTGCCGCTGGCGTGTGCTCCTCAGTGTCGTCTCTGGAGAGCGTGGACAGCGCAGACGGCTCCGAGAGCGTGCTCCGGTCCTGGGGAAGTCACTCGTCCCTCGCAGACGCCCAGCGAGTCCCGTCCTACGACAGCTTCGAGGAGGAGCTCGGCCTGGCTCCGCTGGGCCTCGGCAAACAAGGCCTGTCCTTCAAAGACTACGTCCAGGAGAGGAACGAGCCGCTGGAGCAGGGCAAGCCGGTCATCCCCGCTGCGGTCCTCGCCGGCTTCACCGGTACACTTCAGCTTCATTACtcagaaacattaacattaactctttaaaatgaagttgttgatttaaaaatatgcattgattATAAAAACAATGGTTAACATTTCTTAATACTTTCCTTTTTCAAATGGATGATATaacttattaaaatgtattaataataagaattacaatatttaaagtaGACCTCTAGTGTAAATATTCATGGATATAAGTgattagttattaataataaaaatgtaaatgtattattttttgacctaaatttaaaatatgcattgctttgaacaactattaatatttattaaaaattaatatctGGATTTATTATTTGAACTCCTATTTAAAGTATGCATTAACAAGGATAAATATtgaaattttgtatatatatatatatatatatatatatatatatatatatatatatatatatatatatatatatatatatatatatatatttatttatttattttttttttttttttttttttttttttttttgttagtgttaatatatagcattttattaataatgtagaaatgaatattttatatgtataaaccCCACATTTAAAACGGCAGTAATTcatatctatatttattattctgttttaaaatatgcccATTTATAAATCTTatcaatgcattaatattaataatacatatctatttaaaatatatgtctCTAAATGTCCAGTGTTGCGTTTCAGCAAATATGGCCATGTGCTTAAGGTCTGATGATTTGTGCTCAACAGGAAGTGGCCCCATCCAGCTGTGGCAGTTCCTGCTGGAGCTGCTGACCGACACGAGCTGTCAGAGCATCATCAGCTGGACCGGAGACGGCTGGGAGTTCAAGCTCACCGACCCCGACGAGGTCAGCCGCCCTCAGATTCAGAgtcacacaaacagacagaacgGCACACATTTATTTGGCACTTTCTTGCAtctaatgcactttaaaaaactCCAGCTCAAACTCGGTCTAACCTACACTTGCACGCTTCAGGCAAATTAAACTAGAATAATAAGAACAGcgataataaataattcatacacTGCTGCACTACATGAAATAAATGGCCATACGGTTTTCCTAATTTCTACTCTTGCAAGAGATATAGCATTTAAACAGCTGTTCGTTCTGGGCTTTCAcggaaacatttattttgaaggaaGCTCCATCTTCAGGCTTCTAAGAACAAGTCTAGCTACACATCGCTCTAATCCTCTCCCTCGAACCGATGAGAGAGAAAGGAGCTGAATGACCCCAAACACAGcctcttgtttctttctttgctgGTGTTGACGTGAAGTCTGTGTTCGTCAGGTGGCGCGGCGCTGGGGAAAGAGGAAGAACAAGCCGAAGATGAACTACGAGAAGCTGAGCCGAGGCCTGCGCTACTACTACGACAAGAACATCATCCACAAGACGTCGGGGAAGCGCTACGTCTACCGCTTCGTCTGCGACCTGCAGAACCTGCTGGGATACACGGTGGAGGAGCTGCACGGCATGCTGGGAGTTCAGCCGGACACCGAGGACTGAGAGCTCACGCCACGTCCGGACCTCGGAGCAGGTCTGTGTTTGAAGAGAGCGGTTCACGCTGACCTGAACCCACACTTTGACTCGGCCAGGAGGTCCTGAGCCGCCGATTTATTGAGACGCGCTTTTTCAGGTTTGAATCCCTTCTGGTGGCCTTTCTGAGAGACGATCGCTCTGAACTCTGAACTCTTTCCTCCCCGCGCGCCGAGTGCTGTTTCTCTAGGGGTCGCTCCTGAACGAGCACAGAGTCGCTCGAAAACAGAAGCGGCGGCGAGGAAGACGCAGAAACCCGCAGCGAGTCTGAGAGCGCGTGAAGATGGATCCATCTGCTGCTTCGGTTACGTTACTGGATATGATCCTGATGTagtgtttgattaaaaatgcgATTTTTCTCAGCTTTTTGCTCAAAGTGTTGCTTTTTATGAAACCTACATATTCACGACGCTAACAATGCTTGAAGCTAGAATAAGAcagatgattattattattattattatatgactATTTTTGGAAGCAGAGGGTCtgatctttattttgatgtattgCATGTTCAGATATTCATACACTAAATGTCCTTGACACGCTCGGCCTGAACGCTGACGGGGAAAgagtttatttctgtgttccTGCGCCGCTGGTTTCTGCTCAGGTCAAAGGGACGTGGAGGTTTCGCGTCTGAATGTTTACGTTTACCAAAGTTAGGATGCGGTGAACCTGGACTGAAGCTGAACGCTGCCTTCGACGATGATTGTCTGGTTCTGATCTCAGGATCAATGTGTGCTGACGTCTGCGCAGGAAGAAGacgtttattattatcttaatttATACAGAAAGCGTGTGATTTCTTCCTCACGGtgtccttctgtctgtctgtatataaGTGAGGTGTGTGTTTCGGTGGTTTATGTACAGTTCTCTTCAGAGCCGGTCTGTTTTGCAGAGAAATATGAAAAGAGTTTTATGATGATGACTTTTATTGATCTGTTCAAGTGTTTTTAAGAGAGCCAGCTTCTCTCTTTACTATCAAGCCTTTATTAGTCAAAGCAGCGCTGTTTTGagcgtctcacacacacacacacacacacacacacacctggggAAACATGTTCTTCAGGATCTGTGTGTTTGATTCATGAGAATCTGTTCAGACGTGTATCTTTGTCATGAGTAAACGCTGCCAGCGGTTCAGTATCTCTGtgaaaatcaacaaataaattcTCTTTAAATGACGTGACGTTTGGAGACGGtttctctgtgagtgtgtgtgtgtgtgtgtgtgtgagatgtttgTCTGAAGTTAGTGTGTGTAGTAAGAACAGTTATATGACTGCAAGCAAACTAATAAGTTTCTAATAAGAAGAAACCTATTAGTTTCAGTACACTGAGATTCCTATGTTTTAAAAGCACACTCTGgtattttgataatttttaatttttaacatacatttttacttcttttaacttataagcttgttttggttttcttttaagTCACTTTGAGGCCCCTGGTGGACCCCGGACCCCTGGTTAGAAAGCCGCTTTAGTGACTCACAGAAGCTTGTGGTTGAGTGTGTTTAACCCGcagctctctctcacacacacacacacacacacacacacacacacacacacacagctgagtCAACACTCCTGATAGAAACTCAGCCGATGCTCTTCATACACAGCTGCCGTCTGCATAcagcctgaaacacacacacacacacacacacacgcgtcactgatgaatgagtgtgtgtgtgtgtgtgtgtgtgtgttattgtatgCCCCTAAAAGCCAATTACAAACATCATGAGAGATGATTTATTGCCAGACAAACAGAGAATGATCCATCTGAGATGAGAAAGGATCAGGAACCAAGCTGATATTATCTGTTCAGTAACCAGTTCTGTaacatatttaaactaaatctaaCAATAGAGCCACTGACACCACGCTTAACCCCAGCTTATCTGTTACTAGAAACTAGTGTATTTTCATCTAATTATTCCCCCTCATCCACAGGCATCCACAACCATGTTTTTTACCAGAAATGCTCCAATTAATTAACTATATTGGACAGCTTATTCTTCATTATCCACCTTTTTAAAACCTTGTGTTAAAcctgttttaaaacacacacacacaaggtctGTTTAACTAGTCGTTTAACTAGTTCACCCTGGGTCACTAAACACTGATCGCGTCActcggcggccatctttgaaGCCCCTCTCGGGCGCCGAGGGCAtctctttgttaaaaaaacgtCACAGCTTAcgattaaattttaatatttgaaatctgACGACAACTGCCCAATAATTGTTGTTTCTGTTGCTGACATAGCGTTATAAAAAGCTTGTCCCAGGCGCACGTCTCAGAATactgactgtttctatagcaaccggaGCTTCTCGCGCGCTGACTTCACAGATCAGTGATTGGCTATTTAAaaagaaggcggggcttctttTGATTGATCCGCCGTTTTAAGCGTTGAGTTCTTCTCTATTCAAATCAGCACGTGATGTGCTCAGGTAAGGGCTCACGGGTTTCCTGAACGGACGTTTCTGACTAAAAGGTAATAATTAGATTCATCTTCACTccaattgtgtttttatcacaGTTGAATGGTTTCCCCCTCAAATGTTGGAATAAATTAAGTGTCTATAAGTGGGGCTTTTTTCACAACTTCTCTGGAGCAGGCtcagggttaaaaaaaattaaaataaaaattatatatatatatatatatatatatatatatatatatatatatatatatatatatatatatatatatatatatatatatatataaattaatatatataacagtacCTTTAATATTGCACTAATTAAAAACCAAACtcattaaacacattattaataaatcataagatACTGCACATAGTATGATTTATTACTGTGTTTACTGAGtttggcattttaaaaacacagtcttAACCCATTTATTGACCTTAACACGTAATTATGGGTTGCATTCTTATTTTGGACTCATCTGTACATAATACgctttattaataatgtgtttgGACACCCTGGGTTAATGCTTTAAACCACATTAAGCGTTTTTC
The sequence above is a segment of the Puntigrus tetrazona isolate hp1 unplaced genomic scaffold, ASM1883169v1 S000000416, whole genome shotgun sequence genome. Coding sequences within it:
- the ets2 gene encoding protein C-ets-2 isoform X2 yields the protein MEPVLPGFRNTLKRQAAFEMFEDPMSLFSGFYPVEEEQAAQEVPSGLDCFSQGKSKQHKHSLSERFRRENILDALSVQHDVPLLTPCSKAVVSQALKDSFNGFSKVQRVCGISSNPCKWTKQHVLQWLYWASGEFSLTNISFFKFDMSGQELCDLGKDGFLDLAPDFVGDILWEHLEQMMRGLGLDDCSLKVPDVRGSLLRELFEASEDSGQQASMYPRPQLSTVSVSYSGRERSAVSSLESVDSADGSESVLRSWGSHSSLADAQRVPSYDSFEEELGLAPLGLGKQGLSFKDYVQERNEPLEQGKPVIPAAVLAGFTGSGPIQLWQFLLELLTDTSCQSIISWTGDGWEFKLTDPDEVARRWGKRKNKPKMNYEKLSRGLRYYYDKNIIHKTSGKRYVYRFVCDLQNLLGYTVEELHGMLGVQPDTED
- the ets2 gene encoding protein C-ets-2 isoform X1; this encodes MEPVLPGFRNTLKRQAAFEMFEDPMSLFSGFYPVEEEQAAQEVPSGLDCFSQGKSKQHKHSLSERFRRENILDALSVQHDVPLLTPCSKAVVSQALKDSFNGFSKVQRVCGISSNPCKWTKQHVLQWLYWASGEFSLTNISFFKFDMSGQELCDLGKDGFLDLAPDFVGDILWEHLEQMMRACQEDDEAKVLSRSSESSWTGGSLGLDDCSLKVPDVRGSLLRELFEASEDSGQQASMYPRPQLSTVSVSYSGRERSAVSSLESVDSADGSESVLRSWGSHSSLADAQRVPSYDSFEEELGLAPLGLGKQGLSFKDYVQERNEPLEQGKPVIPAAVLAGFTGSGPIQLWQFLLELLTDTSCQSIISWTGDGWEFKLTDPDEVARRWGKRKNKPKMNYEKLSRGLRYYYDKNIIHKTSGKRYVYRFVCDLQNLLGYTVEELHGMLGVQPDTED
- the ets2 gene encoding protein C-ets-2 isoform X3 produces the protein MEPVLPGFRNTLKRQAAFEMFEDPMSLFSGFYPVEEEQAAQEVPSGLDCFSQDVPLLTPCSKAVVSQALKDSFNGFSKVQRVCGISSNPCKWTKQHVLQWLYWASGEFSLTNISFFKFDMSGQELCDLGKDGFLDLAPDFVGDILWEHLEQMMRACQEDDEAKVLSRSSESSWTGGSLGLDDCSLKVPDVRGSLLRELFEASEDSGQQASMYPRPQLSTVSVSYSGRERSAVSSLESVDSADGSESVLRSWGSHSSLADAQRVPSYDSFEEELGLAPLGLGKQGLSFKDYVQERNEPLEQGKPVIPAAVLAGFTGSGPIQLWQFLLELLTDTSCQSIISWTGDGWEFKLTDPDEVARRWGKRKNKPKMNYEKLSRGLRYYYDKNIIHKTSGKRYVYRFVCDLQNLLGYTVEELHGMLGVQPDTED